A segment of the Candidatus Nitrososphaera gargensis Ga9.2 genome:
CCCTTTACCTTGCGCAGCTCCCACGAGACGACCTCTGCCACGTCCTTGTCGGTGTCCTGCTCGATGACCACCATCAGGTCATACTCGCCGTAGAGGTCATAGACTGCCTTGACCCCATTAAGCGACTTGATCTCTTCGTGCACCAGCTTTTCAAGTCCCGAATCCGTATTTATCAGGACGAATGCCTTTGTCATAAAAATCGGTTAGCTCTGCTCCTAGCAATTGCAATATAAATTTAATTTACGTCGACGACGATGTCTTTACGAGGTTTATAAGCGGGCTCCAATCCATCTTTTGGAACCCCATAGGGTCCTTTGCAGGATATTTTAGCCACCCTTTGGCTATTGAGAACTTGTAGACTTTGGATCTGTCGCCTAGGTTCACCTTCACCTTGAGCAATGTCCCCCAGCGCTTTTCCTCCGATGTAATGTCTATGATCTGGCTGAACAGGATCTCTAAATTGTCGGGGCTCTTGTCAAGGTCTCGCTCCAGATGCTCGAGTTTGTAGCCTTCGGCTGGTCGAAAGACGTTTTCGCCTGCTTCAAAGCGCTTTGCCTGCCTGATCGAGTGGGTTTCGTGCATCTTGTAGCTCATCTCTGTCTTGGTGATAAAAGCAAGTCGCTTGTCTGTTATGACGAGCATGCCCTCTCTGCCGCGCTTGAAAAAGCTCTCTCCTTCATTCCACACCCAGAAGAGGTGCGCCTTGATCTGCTCGTCCCAGTCAACCAATGCGGATGAACTAGCAAATACAGTTTTAATAATTTATTGGAAGAAAATGATAAAAATTAAAAAGAAAAAGGTGTGTGTTGAAGGGACTTGCTTAACCTTCTTCCCAGCCCTTCACGAACAGGCCGTGCTTCTTCAGCGGGATTGGCTGTCCTGGGGTGTAGTCCATCGGCCTCATCCAAAAGATTGCCTTTGTTGGGCAAACGCCAATGCATGCTCCGTCAGAGATGCATCTTTCTGGATAAAAGACGAATGCCTTGCCCCTCTTCCATCCTTCCACCGGCTTTACTCTCAGCACATCTGGACCAAGAGCGGTGCAAATCTCTACACAGAGCGCACAGCCGATGCAGTGTTGTTCGCTAATATCAGGAAGTATTGCGACTGGCATCTAATTCACTTATCCAACGATTCATGCTGAAACTATTTAAACCCTATGCCGATTTTATAACAGCGATATAAAATATTAGAAGACTGATGAAGAACAGGGCGATTAGCCCGTACATAGGGATACTAGCGGCGGTGGACCGCCACCAATTGGTCGTGGCTTTTTTGTACAACGCTAAAAAGCGCCTGTTCTCTTCAGCCAGTCTATCTGGGCAGATTAGACTGTAGAAAAAGTCGACAGTTGCGCAATATTAATTCTTCTCAACTTTTGTGCGTAGTTTTATGGTTGGAACCAGAAGAACCGGCTATATAGCTACTGCGCTTACTGTTGCATGTGCAGACTCTCCACGTTGCGTTCGACGACACGGACTCGCGTACCGGCCGGTGCACAACGCACCTTGCATTCAAGGTGGTGGAGCACTTGAAAAAGGAGGAAGGCGCCAAGCTTGTCGACTACCCACTCTTGATCAGGCTCAACCCCAACATCCCGTGGAAAACTAGGGGCAACGGCGCAGTCTGCCTGCGGCTTCAAGTGCAGGATGCAGGCAGAGTCATCGACCATATCAGGCAGGCAGTGGAGGAAGGGTCTGCCATCGGCAGCGGCGCCAACCCAGGGGTTGCGTTCCTGCAAAGTGATAGTGTGCCAGCCGAGCTGCAAAAGTTCAGCGCCCTTGCAATGTGCGACGTGCTCAGCAGGCAGATGGCTGAAAAGGTGGCCAAGGCCGCAGGAGTCCAGTATTCCACCTTTGGCAACGGGCAGGGGCTTGTGGGCTCGCTTGGCGCGCTGGGCTGTCTGCTTGATGGAGATCACACGTACGAGCTGATTGCCTACCGCAAGCCAGAGAACTGTGGCCTGCCGCGTGTTGTGGACAAAGAGCGCGTGATAAAGTTCAGCGCAGACACGTACCCAAACACGTTTAACAACTATGACAGAAACCATGGACGGGTGTTAATTACACCTCATGGCGCCGACCCCGTGTTCTTTGGCGTGAGAGGGGAGAGCCCGGAGGTCGTCGCCTCTGCATTGCCAGCACTGCAGCCGCTGGAGGAGGAGCTGGACGGCTGGACTATCTTTCGGTCAAATCAAGGGACCAACATGCACCTTCAAAACGAGATCAGGGTTGCAGGGGCCAAGGCGTACACAGCCGGCCACGTAAAGTGCAGGGTGAGCGGCAAGCCTTACGCGATCGAAGGCGGGCACGTCATTTTCACAGTCGAGCAGGACGATGGCGCTGAAATGCCAGCGGCAGTGTACGAGCCGACAGGGCTTGCAAAAGTTGCAATAAAGCTTGAAGCCGGCGACCTGATTGAGATCGGTGTCGGGGTAAGGAAGGGGACGACCAAGCATCCCAAGATCCTGAACGTCGAGTACCTGTCTGTTCTAGAGCTTGCGCCAGCCTTTGATGTGCTAAACCCGGTCTGCAAGATGTGCGGCAAGCGCATGAAATCAGAGGGCAGGAACAAGGGTTACCAGTGCGACAGGTGCAAGCACAGGGACGTAAATGCAAAGAAGATTTTTGTGCCGCGGGAGCGCGAGATCAAGACCGGATTGTACATCCCTACGCCAAAGGCCCATCGGCACTTGACAAAGCCGTTGCAGAGGTACGGCATCGAGAAATCGAGTTAATTCTAGGTTGATCCCTCAGGAACGCAAGCACAGATTTGTAACGGGGCGTGAACGCCCGTATAGAAGGTTCTTTTTCAGGCAGCAAAATCTACAAAGCGGCGCCGCCGGCCACCTGTATAGTTGCGGCTACAGCAGAATAAATTTGCCACAGCTTTTGCAAGTCGTCCTTGGGCAATGGTAAAGAGAGTATTCTCGCAAAAAGATATGCCTTGCTCGGTATCCGAAAAAAGCAAAGGCTTTTGTGGCATAAAATAATAGCGAGGGGTTGATTTGAACTTACGGCCACCTGCAATTTTGCAGAAAGTGGAAACCGCTCTGCGGGTTATGAGCCCGCCGGGATAACCTGGCTTCCCCACCTCGCTGTCAGCATCTTGACACAGGGGGAATATATCTCTGTCTGCATTGCGCAAATGACAACAACCTCAATGCAACAGAGCTAGCTTTTTATTTCCAACGGCTGCCAAAAAATGACTGGCTATGGCATTAGCCTTGGCGTGAGCCAGAACCGCCCTTTTTCTAAAGGAGCTGATAATGCCTACCAACAATTGAAAGGATGGTGGGCAATGGGCAAAATGAAAGGAGTCGAGTTTGCGTTTCTTGCTGTCGGGGCGATAGCTGGCGCGTTTGTAAGGTACAAGCTGGCCGAGTCTCCACTGATCTTGGGCACCCTTCCGGTCAACATACTTGTCATCAATATGATAGGCAGCTTTATTCTGGGTGTGTTCTCAATCCTCTCGGTGCTATGGAATCTGGACACAAGGTATTCACTTCTGGCAGCTGTCGGGTTCTGCGGTTCGCTTACAACAATGTCCTCGTTTGCCCTTGAAACAAGCAGCTTGATAGATAATCGGCAATTTGGCAACGCCGCTGTCAACATACTGGCAAACGTCAGCCTGTCGATAGGCGCCGTTGTAGGCGGCAGGTCTATAGCAAGCGTACTCCTAATGAAAGGAGGCATGTAGTAGTAGGATGGTAGCCAAAAAGATGTGGACTCTGACCATCAGGATAAAAAAGAACGACGAGCTGCACGGCAAGCGGCTGTACAAGGCGCTGCTTGATTTCATGATGGGCGCTGGCATTTCCGGGGCCACGGTGGTGAACGCAGTCGACGGCTTTGGCAGGCGCGGGAGATCCACTTTGCGAATTGAAGGGATTTCTATGAACTACCCGCTGATCATCGAAGTGGTGGATGAACAGTCAAAGCTTGAGCCGCTGCTTCCCCAGATCAGAAGAATGGTTGGCGACAACGGCATAGTTACGCTTCATGAAGTCAACATGCTATAGATTTATTTCCGTCCCTGCCCCTATTAGGGGCGCACACACATATGAACGCCAAGTCGCTCAAGGACATCGACTTTGAAAAGCGCAACGGGCTCTTGCCAGTCATCGTGCAGGACAGAAAGACCAAGGACATTCTGATGCTGGCATATGCTAACAAAGAAGCGCTAGCCAACACGGCCAAGACTGGCAACGCTTGGTTCTGGAGCACGTCGCGCAACAAGCTCTGGATGAAGGGCGAGGAGTCTGGCAACGTCCAGCCAGTGCATGAAATACTGGTCGACTGCGACTCTGACGCCATACTGTACATGGTCGATTCGGACAAGCCGGCCTGCCACACCGGTAACAGATCATGCTTCCATAACGTGCTAAAATAGTTACAAAAAATGCAATAAAATTGGATGACAGCGCGCTCTTGGTACGATTTTTGCAGAAAACGGATAGTTAAGCTATACAATATATATGTATGAAAAAGTTTAGTAATACTAAAATGGTGCTTAGCGAAGTTTTAATCACATACCTGTTTCTGGAGAGTAGAAAATCATGGGCAGTATCAGATCGCTAAGGTGCAGGGAATGCGGCAGAGAGTACGAGCCACAGTTCCGCTACGTTTGCGAAGAATGTTTTGGTCCTCTGGACGTCACGTACAACAAGGAGCTGTCGATAAACAGGCACACTTTTGAGTCAAGGGAAAAGACCTACTGGCGCTACTTTGAGCTACTTCCAATTGCTGACAAGAGCAACATCGTCAGCCTGAACGCTGGGCTCACCCCGCTGCAAAATGCGGACAAGCTGGGTGAAAAGCTCGGCCTGAAAAACCTGTTTATCAAGAATGACTCGGTCAACCCCACTTTTTCGTTCAAGGACAGGCCCGCCGGCGTCGCCGTGTCAAGGGCCAAGGAAACGAAGCTAAAGGCGGTGGGCTGCGCGTCCACCGGCAACTTGGCAGCTGCGACAGCGGCTCATGCGGCCAAGGCTGGCCTGCCGTGCTACATTTTCGCCCCATCTGATATCGAGCACGTCAAGATAGCGCAGGCGCTGTCGTACGGCGCAGAATTTGTCGCGGTGGAGGGCACATACGATGACGCAAACAGGATCGCATCTATCATTGGCGACAAGAAGGGCATAGGCGTGGTCAACATCAATATGAGGCCATACTATGTCGAAGGGTCAAAGACGCTCGCCTACGAGGTGGCCGAGCAGCTGGACTGGCGTGTGCCAGACAGCCTGATAATCCCAGTTGGAAGCGGCGCAATGCTCAACGCAATATGCAAGGGCTTTGAGGAGCTCCACGCTCTCGGGGTCATCGACAGTCCCAAGAGCATGAAGGTGATCGCTGCGCAGCCACATGGGTGCGCACCCGTGGTTGACGCATGGAAGCGCAACAGCGACGAAGTAATCCCAGTGGAGCGGCCGGAGACCATAGCAAAGAGCCTCGCCATTGGCGACCCCGGTGACGGCATTTACGTTCTGAAAAGGCTGAAGCAGTACAACGGGTTTGCAGAGGAGGCAAACGACCAAGAAATCGCCGACGGCATCATGCTGCTTGCCCAGACCGAGGGCATATTCACAGAGCCGGCGGGCGGCGTATCAGTCGCAGTGCTGAGAAAGCTCGTAGAAGAGGGCAAGATACAGAAAGACGAGCGCACGGTCTGCTATGTCACTGGCAACGGTCTGAAAGCCACAGAAGCGATTATAGGTCTGCTGCCGAAATTGAATGCTGTCAAGCCAGACGCGACCGAAGTCGCGGCAATGATAAGGGGATAAAAGAAAAATTGGCCAAGGTTGAATTTGTAGTTCCGTCAGTATTGAACAAGGGGCAGGGAGAGAAAAAGATCCCCCTAGAAGCCTCTGATCTGCAGGATGCATTTACAAAAATATCAGAGCAGATGGGCGACGATTTCAAGCGCAGGGTATTTGATCATAACGGCAAGCCGCGGTCATTGATCAACATCTACATCAACGGCAAGAATATGCGCTTTGGCGGCGGGCTGGCGACCCAGCTAAAGGATGGCGACTCTGTGTATATCCTGCCGGCGGTTGCCGGAGGGGCAGAGCTGACAAGCGAGGAGCTTCAGCGCTACTCGAGACAGGTGATGCTTGAGGAGATCGGCTTTGAGGGCATGGAAAAGATCAGGAGTGCCAAGGTTTGCGTCGTTGGCGCAGGCGGAATAGGCAACCCTGTCATTACCCAGCTGACGGCCATGGGCGTCGGCAAGCTCCGAATAGTCGATAGGGATGTCATTGAAGTCACCAACCTGCACAGGCAGCACCTGTATACCGACGACGACATTGGCCGGGTCAAGGTAGAAGCTGCCGCTGAAAGGTTGCGCAAGCTCAACCCGACGGTGGAGATAGAGCCGGTGCCGACTTCGGTCACGAAATATACCGCCGAAGGGATCGTCAAGGGCTTTGAGGTTGTAATTGATGCGCTGGACAGCGTGGATGCGCGCTATGCCCTCAACGACGCGTGCATCAAGTACAACATTCCACTAATCTACGCCGGCGCCATTGGCGTGACAGGCTCTGTGTGCACCATTCTGCCAAACAAGTCTGCGTGCCTGCGCTGTATGTTCCCCGAGCTGAACGAAGAAGAAATGCCGGCATGCAGCACCGAAGGTGTGCACCCATCGATTCTGTACCTTGTGGCGGGTATACAAGTGTCAGAGGCTGTCAAGATAATCATAGGCAAAGAGCCGACGCTTGTGAACAGGCTGCTTTACATGGACCTGAACGAGCTATCGTTTGATAGGGTCCAGATGTTCCGGCAGGAAGAGTGCCCGTCGTGCGGCAGGGCTCGCAAGGAAAGTGAGGTTGTCACAAGAGAGCTAATAATTGAAGAGCTGTGCGGACGGGACAGGGGCAAGCGCACATGGACAGTAACGCCTGCCGAGCCTGCGCCCATAAATTTGGTTAGCATAAGCAAGAACGCCGAGTCGCTCGGCTATCAGGTCAAGACCAGGGGCAACCTTGGCATCACGGCGATCAACTCAGGCAAGATGTCTGTGAGCTTCCTCTCAAGCGGCGCCGCGACGATCGTTGGCGCAAAGGACGAAGAGGACGCCATCAAGATCTACAAAACGTTTGTAAACGGCCACTAGCCGCCCATAAATTCAGTCAGGCTGGACTGCACCTTCTTTTCTTCCTTGAATATCAGCTTCAGCTCCATCGCTATCGACTCCACCCTGCTGCGCAGGTAGTCATTTATCTTGTATTGCTGGCACATGCCAGTCGCGATCCCCAGATATTTTTCTACAGCACCCCTTGTCACCGTCTGTACAAGCTCGCTGCCGCATTCGGCGCATTTGCCCACCAGCGGCATCCTGCGGAACTTTGCCCCACACGCCGTGCAGCGGAACGTCTGCGATGAATACGACCTCATATTGCCCATGATGTCCGGCAGGATGTGCGTGGTAAGAACCATAGCAGCCACTTCGTCCGCATCCACCGCATTGATCAGTT
Coding sequences within it:
- a CDS encoding Lrp/AsnC family transcriptional regulator, with protein sequence MTKAFVLINTDSGLEKLVHEEIKSLNGVKAVYDLYGEYDLMVVIEQDTDKDVAEVVSWELRKVKGIRSTNTMVVAK
- a CDS encoding NADH-quinone oxidoreductase subunit I, which translates into the protein MPVAILPDISEQHCIGCALCVEICTALGPDVLRVKPVEGWKRGKAFVFYPERCISDGACIGVCPTKAIFWMRPMDYTPGQPIPLKKHGLFVKGWEEG
- a CDS encoding TiaS agmantine-binding domain-containing protein; translated protein: MQTLHVAFDDTDSRTGRCTTHLAFKVVEHLKKEEGAKLVDYPLLIRLNPNIPWKTRGNGAVCLRLQVQDAGRVIDHIRQAVEEGSAIGSGANPGVAFLQSDSVPAELQKFSALAMCDVLSRQMAEKVAKAAGVQYSTFGNGQGLVGSLGALGCLLDGDHTYELIAYRKPENCGLPRVVDKERVIKFSADTYPNTFNNYDRNHGRVLITPHGADPVFFGVRGESPEVVASALPALQPLEEELDGWTIFRSNQGTNMHLQNEIRVAGAKAYTAGHVKCRVSGKPYAIEGGHVIFTVEQDDGAEMPAAVYEPTGLAKVAIKLEAGDLIEIGVGVRKGTTKHPKILNVEYLSVLELAPAFDVLNPVCKMCGKRMKSEGRNKGYQCDRCKHRDVNAKKIFVPREREIKTGLYIPTPKAHRHLTKPLQRYGIEKSS
- the crcB gene encoding fluoride efflux transporter CrcB, producing MGKMKGVEFAFLAVGAIAGAFVRYKLAESPLILGTLPVNILVINMIGSFILGVFSILSVLWNLDTRYSLLAAVGFCGSLTTMSSFALETSSLIDNRQFGNAAVNILANVSLSIGAVVGGRSIASVLLMKGGM
- a CDS encoding DUF190 domain-containing protein, which translates into the protein MVAKKMWTLTIRIKKNDELHGKRLYKALLDFMMGAGISGATVVNAVDGFGRRGRSTLRIEGISMNYPLIIEVVDEQSKLEPLLPQIRRMVGDNGIVTLHEVNML
- the hisI gene encoding phosphoribosyl-AMP cyclohydrolase — encoded protein: MNAKSLKDIDFEKRNGLLPVIVQDRKTKDILMLAYANKEALANTAKTGNAWFWSTSRNKLWMKGEESGNVQPVHEILVDCDSDAILYMVDSDKPACHTGNRSCFHNVLK
- a CDS encoding threonine synthase produces the protein MGSIRSLRCRECGREYEPQFRYVCEECFGPLDVTYNKELSINRHTFESREKTYWRYFELLPIADKSNIVSLNAGLTPLQNADKLGEKLGLKNLFIKNDSVNPTFSFKDRPAGVAVSRAKETKLKAVGCASTGNLAAATAAHAAKAGLPCYIFAPSDIEHVKIAQALSYGAEFVAVEGTYDDANRIASIIGDKKGIGVVNINMRPYYVEGSKTLAYEVAEQLDWRVPDSLIIPVGSGAMLNAICKGFEELHALGVIDSPKSMKVIAAQPHGCAPVVDAWKRNSDEVIPVERPETIAKSLAIGDPGDGIYVLKRLKQYNGFAEEANDQEIADGIMLLAQTEGIFTEPAGGVSVAVLRKLVEEGKIQKDERTVCYVTGNGLKATEAIIGLLPKLNAVKPDATEVAAMIRG
- a CDS encoding ThiF family adenylyltransferase, translated to MAKVEFVVPSVLNKGQGEKKIPLEASDLQDAFTKISEQMGDDFKRRVFDHNGKPRSLINIYINGKNMRFGGGLATQLKDGDSVYILPAVAGGAELTSEELQRYSRQVMLEEIGFEGMEKIRSAKVCVVGAGGIGNPVITQLTAMGVGKLRIVDRDVIEVTNLHRQHLYTDDDIGRVKVEAAAERLRKLNPTVEIEPVPTSVTKYTAEGIVKGFEVVIDALDSVDARYALNDACIKYNIPLIYAGAIGVTGSVCTILPNKSACLRCMFPELNEEEMPACSTEGVHPSILYLVAGIQVSEAVKIIIGKEPTLVNRLLYMDLNELSFDRVQMFRQEECPSCGRARKESEVVTRELIIEELCGRDRGKRTWTVTPAEPAPINLVSISKNAESLGYQVKTRGNLGITAINSGKMSVSFLSSGAATIVGAKDEEDAIKIYKTFVNGH